The Geobacillus stearothermophilus ATCC 12980 genome contains a region encoding:
- a CDS encoding GDYXXLXY domain-containing protein, with protein sequence MAVRVVKTGYALAFLCMIAGMVYFFAANWPEMGREVKVGISIGMMAAFYIASAALWGRRRFLGRWMLISGVLSFGIALALLGQMYNSHADSYWLFLVWLAPTALLALLTKERVLSVIAIGLLQLACWFYYFPSAYRIEWTEWSSFGVLSLFVIVNGALVVFARTPLIRCFAYLAMQGWLLVMDITGFSYGRDAWWPYVYAVLLAVLLYYFLVIAKQRLYVLLTSLFAGLFLFIQYIRLLADHYGTWLLLIGLVAAAAVLYGGVVLLRRTGLFSAKTKAGKWFLAAFQAIVTLAASALAIQSLLGLYFLWTESWSPYVLFFISISGFVVPASLGRHWNAVVRYTLLAVGYGLGVAMAGEVSRLALFLYAIGLAIGIIRSSDSGVRRLTTAALTVYFGIALSSAMDDGRTVLLTLALVNGGLYAYGRFRGTPFLTPLVLAFGALGIATSADVFAADGLYAALNIVMVLALAFFLFRGRQLERKTAWVYTALYLVLKYYEFAWNLLHKSISLLAAGVALLAWTLWLEKRNGFTWAKGVRWGRRVSLWTLIVVIAQFSFLGYTVWQKERLLRYGDVVKLELEPVDPRSMLQGDYIQLRYDISTIPSLDGSGRVQVGLRKGADGVHRLAGVYMVNGNKRPGYTPQPGDVIITGTFHGPQVVYGIESYFIPEKTGMTQQENVRFAYVRVSESGDALLEAIRAE encoded by the coding sequence ATGGCGGTCCGCGTCGTGAAAACGGGGTATGCGTTGGCGTTTTTGTGCATGATTGCCGGGATGGTGTATTTTTTTGCCGCCAATTGGCCGGAGATGGGGCGAGAGGTGAAAGTCGGGATCAGCATCGGCATGATGGCGGCATTTTACATCGCAAGCGCGGCGCTTTGGGGCCGCCGTCGTTTCTTAGGGCGTTGGATGTTGATCAGCGGAGTGTTGTCATTTGGCATTGCGTTGGCGCTGCTCGGTCAAATGTACAACTCGCATGCGGACAGTTATTGGCTGTTTCTTGTCTGGCTTGCGCCAACCGCTTTGTTGGCGCTGTTGACAAAAGAACGGGTGCTTTCCGTGATCGCGATTGGGCTGCTACAGCTTGCGTGCTGGTTTTATTATTTTCCGTCCGCTTATCGGATTGAGTGGACGGAATGGTCTTCGTTTGGAGTGCTGTCGTTATTCGTGATCGTAAACGGTGCGCTCGTTGTGTTTGCTCGGACACCGCTCATCCGTTGTTTCGCTTACCTAGCCATGCAAGGTTGGCTGCTTGTGATGGACATAACCGGGTTTTCCTATGGGCGCGACGCATGGTGGCCATACGTGTATGCCGTGTTGCTCGCTGTGTTGCTTTATTATTTTCTTGTCATCGCCAAGCAGCGGTTGTATGTGTTGTTGACGAGTTTGTTTGCTGGACTGTTTTTGTTCATTCAATACATTCGCTTGCTCGCTGATCATTATGGAACATGGTTGCTTCTCATTGGGCTCGTGGCGGCTGCTGCCGTGTTGTACGGGGGCGTTGTGCTATTACGGCGCACGGGGCTGTTTTCAGCAAAGACGAAAGCCGGGAAATGGTTTTTGGCGGCGTTTCAGGCGATTGTCACACTTGCGGCTTCCGCGTTGGCCATCCAAAGCCTGCTTGGCTTGTATTTTCTTTGGACAGAGTCATGGTCGCCTTATGTGCTCTTTTTCATTTCCATCTCTGGATTTGTCGTTCCCGCCTCATTGGGCCGGCATTGGAATGCGGTCGTTCGTTATACTCTGCTGGCTGTTGGTTATGGGCTCGGGGTGGCGATGGCGGGGGAGGTCTCGCGGCTGGCTCTGTTCCTCTATGCCATTGGGCTTGCGATTGGCATCATCCGGTCATCAGACAGCGGAGTGCGCCGGTTGACGACGGCGGCGCTGACGGTCTATTTCGGGATCGCCTTAAGTTCGGCGATGGATGACGGCCGGACGGTGTTGCTCACCTTGGCTTTGGTCAACGGCGGGTTGTATGCGTATGGCCGCTTTCGCGGAACGCCGTTTCTCACTCCGCTTGTCTTGGCGTTCGGAGCGCTTGGGATCGCGACGAGCGCCGATGTATTTGCGGCTGATGGACTGTACGCGGCGTTGAATATCGTCATGGTCTTGGCGCTTGCCTTCTTTCTTTTCCGCGGTCGGCAACTGGAGCGGAAGACCGCTTGGGTGTACACGGCGCTTTATCTCGTGCTGAAATATTACGAGTTCGCCTGGAATTTGCTTCATAAATCGATCAGCTTGCTGGCGGCAGGCGTGGCGTTGCTTGCATGGACATTGTGGCTCGAGAAACGGAATGGCTTCACATGGGCCAAGGGAGTGCGCTGGGGGCGGCGCGTTTCATTGTGGACGCTCATAGTCGTGATCGCTCAATTTTCATTTTTAGGTTATACCGTGTGGCAAAAAGAGCGATTGCTGCGATATGGTGATGTCGTAAAGCTGGAGCTTGAGCCGGTGGATCCGCGTTCCATGCTGCAAGGGGATTATATTCAGCTTCGGTACGATATTTCCACCATTCCGTCGCTTGATGGAAGCGGACGGGTGCAAGTTGGGCTGCGAAAAGGAGCGGATGGGGTGCATCGTTTGGCTGGCGTATATATGGTGAATGGAAACAAAAGGCCGGGATACACGCCGCAGCCTGGGGATGTGATCATCACCGGCACGTTCCACGGCCCGCAAGTCGTGTATGGCATTGAATCGTATTTCATTCCGGAAAAAACGGGGATGACACAGCAAGAGAATGTTCGGTTTGCCTATGTGCGCGTGAGCGAAAGCGGGGATGCGTTGCTCGAAGCGATCCGTGCTGAATAA
- a CDS encoding fructosamine kinase family protein has product MTKEMMLQMALESIGDHSRIRHWRRVSGGDINDAYRVQSGKQTYFIKMQRFPPSGFFAAEQMGLELIRQARAINVPHTFGFGEANGWGWLVLEWVEGTETAQTAEQLGHGLARLHQCRGPAFGLDRDTYIGTLPQRNGWYGRWPDYYRAARLRPQMTRAAERGLLPAKRRKRLEWLLERLDQWLPDDCFPSLLHGDLWSGNWIPGPDGVPYLIDPSVLYGHHEFEIAFTELFGGFPLRFYESYRELMPLSADYHDRKPLYQLFYLLVHLNLFGETYGNAVDRVLERYAGE; this is encoded by the coding sequence ATGACCAAAGAAATGATGTTGCAAATGGCGCTCGAATCGATCGGCGATCACTCCCGCATCCGCCATTGGCGCCGCGTCTCAGGCGGCGACATCAATGACGCCTATCGCGTCCAAAGCGGCAAGCAAACGTACTTTATCAAAATGCAACGTTTCCCGCCGAGTGGATTTTTCGCTGCCGAACAGATGGGCCTCGAGCTGATCAGGCAAGCACGCGCCATCAACGTTCCGCATACCTTCGGCTTCGGGGAAGCGAACGGCTGGGGCTGGCTCGTCTTGGAATGGGTCGAAGGAACGGAAACGGCGCAGACGGCCGAACAGCTCGGACACGGCCTTGCCCGCCTCCATCAATGCCGCGGCCCGGCGTTTGGCCTTGACCGCGATACGTACATCGGGACGCTGCCGCAGCGCAACGGCTGGTACGGCCGCTGGCCCGACTATTACCGCGCCGCCCGCCTTAGACCACAAATGACGCGGGCGGCGGAGAGAGGCCTCCTGCCCGCCAAGCGGCGCAAACGTCTCGAATGGCTGCTCGAGCGGCTTGACCAATGGCTTCCGGATGACTGTTTCCCGTCGCTGTTGCACGGCGATTTATGGAGCGGCAACTGGATTCCGGGGCCAGACGGAGTGCCGTATTTGATCGATCCGTCTGTTTTATATGGCCATCATGAGTTTGAGATCGCGTTTACCGAGCTGTTTGGCGGCTTTCCGCTCCGGTTTTATGAAAGCTATCGCGAGCTTATGCCGCTCTCGGCTGATTATCATGACCGAAAACCACTCTACCAGCTGTTTTACTTGCTCGTTCATCTCAATTTATTCGGCGAAACATACGGCAACGCGGTCGACCGCGTGTTAGAACGGTATGCGGGGGAGTAG
- a CDS encoding NAD-dependent deacylase: MTITSWLAASRRTVVLTGAGMSTESGLPDFRSPRTGLWARFNPSELATIDALHHRRESFVEFYQYRIRTLQQCQPHDGHRLLADWERRGIVQTIVTQNVDGFHQEAGSRRVIELHGSLRTVHCQRCGQTKPSFVYLHGVLTCECGGVLRPSVVLFGEPLPEKAIDQAWEAARQADLFVVLGSSLQVSPANQLPLVAKRSGAKLVIINWEPTDLDDLADAVIHGRKIGQVLTELNEQLAEVDP; this comes from the coding sequence ATGACCATCACCTCATGGCTGGCCGCCTCGCGCCGAACCGTCGTGCTGACCGGCGCCGGCATGTCAACGGAAAGCGGGCTGCCCGATTTCCGTTCGCCGCGCACCGGGCTGTGGGCGCGTTTCAATCCGAGCGAACTCGCGACCATCGATGCATTGCATCATCGCCGTGAATCGTTCGTCGAGTTTTACCAATATCGCATTCGCACATTGCAACAGTGCCAACCGCATGACGGACACCGCTTGTTGGCCGATTGGGAGCGGCGCGGGATCGTGCAGACGATTGTGACGCAAAATGTCGATGGCTTTCACCAAGAAGCGGGAAGCCGACGCGTCATCGAACTTCACGGCTCGCTCCGCACCGTCCATTGTCAGCGGTGCGGGCAAACAAAGCCAAGCTTTGTCTATTTGCACGGTGTGTTGACGTGCGAATGCGGCGGAGTTTTGCGCCCGTCGGTCGTGCTGTTTGGCGAGCCGCTGCCGGAGAAAGCCATCGATCAAGCGTGGGAAGCGGCCCGCCAAGCGGACTTGTTCGTTGTGCTCGGCTCCTCTCTGCAGGTATCCCCAGCCAACCAGCTGCCGCTTGTTGCCAAGCGGAGTGGGGCTAAACTCGTGATCATCAATTGGGAGCCGACTGACTTGGACGATCTCGCCGACGCTGTCATTCACGGCCGGAAAATCGGCCAAGTGCTGACCGAGCTCAATGAGCAATTGGCAGAGGTGGATCCATGA
- a CDS encoding DJ-1/PfpI family protein, with translation MSKKVLIITGDAVDALEVYYPYYRLLEEGHDVTIAAPKKKKLHTVVHDFADWDTYVEKQGYLIDAHASFAEVDPAQYDGLVIPGGRAPEYIRLDENVQRIVRHFFEANKPIAAICHASLIFETMPDLLKGRSLTAYIACKPGVEALGATYVSDHTVHVDGNLVSAHAWPDLPAFMREFLRLLQ, from the coding sequence ATGAGCAAAAAAGTGTTGATCATCACCGGCGACGCTGTTGATGCGCTGGAGGTGTATTATCCGTATTATCGTTTGTTGGAGGAAGGGCATGACGTAACGATTGCCGCGCCGAAGAAAAAGAAACTGCACACCGTTGTCCATGATTTTGCCGACTGGGATACGTATGTGGAAAAACAAGGCTATTTGATCGACGCCCATGCGTCGTTCGCCGAAGTCGATCCGGCGCAATACGACGGATTGGTCATTCCGGGCGGGCGCGCTCCGGAATACATTCGCCTTGATGAGAACGTGCAGCGCATCGTTCGCCATTTCTTTGAGGCGAATAAGCCGATTGCCGCCATTTGCCACGCCTCGCTCATTTTTGAAACAATGCCGGATTTGCTGAAAGGACGGAGTTTGACAGCGTATATTGCCTGCAAGCCGGGGGTTGAGGCGCTAGGAGCGACGTATGTGTCTGACCATACAGTCCACGTTGACGGCAACCTCGTCTCCGCCCATGCGTGGCCGGATTTGCCGGCATTTATGCGTGAGTTCCTTCGATTGCTCCAATAG
- a CDS encoding glycosyl hydrolase-related protein → MPADLDSILRFYNPAPKATTAVFQWNKPLLGVFRTNLNEELLDSLVADECGTFAVEVKPNEVQTVLVVDKQ, encoded by the coding sequence GTGCCGGCGGACCTTGACAGCATTCTCCGCTTTTACAACCCGGCGCCAAAGGCGACGACGGCGGTATTTCAATGGAACAAGCCGCTCTTGGGCGTCTTTCGCACGAATCTCAATGAGGAGCTGCTTGACTCGCTCGTGGCGGACGAATGCGGAACGTTTGCGGTCGAGGTGAAGCCGAACGAAGTGCAAACCGTGCTTGTCGTTGATAAACAATAA
- a CDS encoding CAP domain-containing protein, protein MKKKMLATIAASVALVGASFAATTKTEAAGVTCPTANVYQVKYTSTNIQDFEKWLKQYFPFVSFQPAKPAVQQPAVKQPAAAKPQAPAAVKQPAAAKPAANTQAPAKKPATAPTTTTQKTTGLNAYEQQVVELTNKERAKYGLPPLQVDLALSKVAREKSRDMAVHNYFSHNSPTYGSPFEMMKKFGISYTAAGENIAKGQRTPQEVVNAWMNSEGHRANILNKNFTHIGVGFEENGYIWTQQFIRK, encoded by the coding sequence ATGAAGAAAAAAATGTTAGCCACGATCGCCGCTTCGGTCGCACTTGTCGGCGCTTCGTTTGCGGCAACGACGAAAACGGAAGCGGCAGGGGTGACGTGTCCGACAGCGAACGTGTATCAAGTAAAATATACAAGCACTAACATTCAAGATTTCGAGAAATGGTTGAAACAATACTTCCCGTTTGTGTCGTTCCAACCGGCGAAACCGGCCGTGCAGCAACCGGCAGTGAAACAGCCGGCCGCAGCGAAACCGCAAGCTCCGGCAGCGGTCAAACAGCCGGCGGCTGCAAAACCGGCAGCCAATACGCAAGCGCCAGCGAAAAAACCGGCAACAGCGCCAACAACAACGACACAAAAAACAACCGGCTTGAACGCTTATGAGCAACAAGTCGTAGAACTGACGAACAAAGAACGGGCAAAATACGGTTTGCCGCCGCTTCAAGTCGACTTAGCTCTCAGCAAAGTCGCCCGCGAAAAATCGCGCGATATGGCGGTCCACAACTACTTCTCGCACAACAGCCCGACGTACGGCTCCCCGTTTGAGATGATGAAAAAATTCGGCATTTCGTACACAGCCGCCGGGGAAAACATCGCCAAAGGCCAACGCACCCCGCAAGAAGTCGTCAATGCGTGGATGAACAGTGAAGGCCACCGGGCGAACATTTTGAACAAAAACTTTACGCATATCGGCGTTGGTTTTGAAGAAAACGGCTATATTTGGACGCAACAATTTATCCGCAAGTAA
- a CDS encoding MDR family MFS transporter, which produces MRIRDWDHNLKARLYGEALMNTTFWMFFPFMAIYFADSFGKETASMLLIVSQLFSVVANLMGGYCADVFGRKRMMVLSAYGQGAAFFVFALASSPWWSSPLVGFLCFTFAGICVAFYWPASQAMVADIVPEKDRSYVFAVFYTSVNISVVIGPTVGGLFYADHLFWLLLLAACSCLTMAAVLARRLRETAPHSAGGRRTVPWLRFWREQIGQYAVIVRDRTFFLFIIAGVLVAQTFMQLDLLLPVYMKETLHKETLWAGWTVDGANAFGLLIAENGLLVALCTVMMTRQMARFSERWAFIGSALLYGITMWLFSQTSSFFGFAAVMVLFTLAELMTAGLQQSFVSRLAPEDMRGQYFAAASLRFTIGRMVAPMSLAAATWVGYTWTFVGLGMLALASAALYAWMFHQARQQTERPDISLSQ; this is translated from the coding sequence ATGCGAATACGCGATTGGGATCACAACTTAAAAGCCCGCCTGTATGGCGAGGCGCTGATGAATACGACTTTTTGGATGTTTTTTCCGTTTATGGCCATCTATTTTGCAGACTCGTTTGGCAAAGAAACAGCCAGTATGTTATTGATTGTGTCGCAATTGTTTTCCGTGGTCGCCAATTTGATGGGTGGCTATTGCGCCGATGTGTTCGGGCGCAAGCGAATGATGGTGTTATCCGCTTACGGGCAGGGGGCGGCGTTTTTCGTCTTTGCCTTGGCCAGTTCCCCATGGTGGTCGTCGCCACTTGTCGGTTTTCTTTGTTTTACGTTTGCCGGCATTTGCGTCGCCTTTTATTGGCCGGCGAGCCAGGCGATGGTTGCTGACATCGTGCCAGAAAAAGACCGGAGCTACGTGTTCGCGGTGTTTTATACGTCGGTGAATATTTCGGTCGTGATTGGCCCGACGGTCGGCGGGCTGTTTTATGCTGATCACCTGTTTTGGCTGCTGCTTTTGGCGGCGTGCTCCTGTTTAACGATGGCGGCTGTGTTGGCCAGACGGCTGCGCGAAACAGCCCCGCATTCGGCGGGAGGGCGGCGAACCGTGCCGTGGCTGCGGTTTTGGCGGGAACAAATAGGACAGTATGCCGTCATTGTCCGCGACCGCACCTTTTTCTTGTTTATTATAGCCGGGGTGCTTGTCGCACAGACGTTTATGCAGCTTGATTTGTTGCTTCCGGTCTATATGAAAGAGACGCTTCATAAAGAAACGTTATGGGCTGGCTGGACGGTGGACGGCGCCAATGCTTTTGGCCTGCTTATTGCGGAAAACGGGCTGCTTGTGGCGCTGTGCACGGTCATGATGACGCGGCAGATGGCGCGTTTTTCGGAGCGGTGGGCGTTTATCGGCTCGGCTCTTTTATATGGCATCACAATGTGGCTGTTTAGCCAAACATCGTCGTTTTTCGGATTTGCGGCGGTCATGGTGCTGTTCACCTTGGCCGAGCTGATGACGGCCGGTCTGCAGCAGTCATTTGTATCCAGGCTGGCACCTGAAGACATGCGCGGCCAATATTTTGCCGCCGCTAGCCTCCGCTTTACGATCGGGCGGATGGTGGCGCCGATGTCGCTTGCAGCCGCGACGTGGGTCGGCTATACATGGACGTTTGTTGGCCTTGGAATGCTGGCGCTCGCCAGCGCGGCGCTCTATGCATGGATGTTTCACCAGGCCAGGCAGCAAACAGAGCGGCCGGACATTTCCCTTTCCCAATGA
- a CDS encoding TcaA second domain-containing protein, protein MKLQRWETNINGGEADNRGGQDGSAALARYEKRQQKRLLSREKRKKQYRFIGWLLLAVAVAWGAGTLVWSGYGTLKTAASRELAITRLKEAIEDRDAAALQTMLRTTDETVPINEKTLAPLFAYFEQHSEAYEALDQEFDRQREGGHVYIKGLTSRPPVFTIHVFEDRYVFEPALYFLHVRVDDPEASLVVNGVKAEEEATKDPFVKKIGPYLPGAYTVTIVHSNGKKKTIRVELFGGARVHEVDITK, encoded by the coding sequence ATGAAACTGCAACGGTGGGAAACGAACATAAACGGGGGGGAAGCGGACAACCGCGGCGGACAAGACGGCTCGGCGGCGTTAGCGCGTTATGAGAAACGGCAGCAAAAGCGCCTATTGTCCCGAGAAAAGAGAAAAAAACAATACCGTTTCATCGGCTGGCTTCTTTTGGCGGTCGCTGTCGCATGGGGGGCGGGCACGCTCGTTTGGAGCGGGTACGGAACATTAAAGACGGCAGCGAGCCGAGAGTTGGCCATCACGCGGTTGAAAGAAGCGATCGAAGACCGCGATGCGGCTGCCTTGCAAACGATGCTGAGAACGACCGATGAAACGGTGCCCATTAATGAGAAAACGCTCGCGCCGTTATTCGCCTATTTTGAACAGCATTCTGAGGCGTACGAAGCGCTCGATCAGGAGTTCGACCGCCAGCGTGAGGGGGGGCACGTGTATATTAAAGGATTGACGTCCCGCCCGCCGGTGTTTACGATTCATGTGTTTGAGGATCGGTATGTGTTTGAGCCAGCCCTCTATTTTCTCCATGTCCGCGTCGATGATCCGGAGGCGTCGCTTGTCGTCAATGGGGTGAAAGCGGAAGAGGAGGCGACGAAAGACCCATTTGTCAAAAAAATCGGCCCGTATTTGCCGGGCGCGTACACTGTAACCATTGTCCATTCGAATGGGAAAAAGAAAACCATCCGCGTTGAGCTGTTTGGCGGCGCCCGCGTCCATGAGGTCGATATCACGAAATGA
- a CDS encoding SIMPL domain-containing protein has protein sequence MQSWHRPAPPAASRPTLTITGQGTVIAKPDTVLIAIGVHTEHHNIQEALTDNAKRTNAVTEALKALDIPIEDIETTSFSIRPTYEHHNGTTALSGYEVEHWLEITVRDPKKAGAIYEAAVARGANLARGLEFRLANEQAYYQQALALAVKHAKEKALAIARALSLPLYDTPIELKEQSSPRPAPYNPAVLSISSSAPPVQTQDVVITAVVEAVFAYSFIS, from the coding sequence ATGCAGTCATGGCATCGTCCCGCTCCCCCTGCCGCTTCTCGCCCCACATTGACCATCACTGGCCAAGGAACCGTCATCGCCAAACCGGATACCGTCCTCATCGCAATCGGCGTTCATACAGAACATCACAACATCCAAGAAGCCCTGACTGACAATGCCAAACGCACCAATGCCGTCACCGAAGCATTAAAGGCGCTTGACATTCCAATAGAAGACATTGAAACGACATCGTTTTCCATCCGGCCAACATACGAACATCATAACGGAACAACCGCTTTATCTGGCTATGAAGTCGAACATTGGCTGGAAATCACCGTCCGCGATCCTAAAAAAGCCGGCGCCATTTACGAGGCGGCCGTTGCCCGTGGAGCAAACCTCGCCCGCGGCTTGGAATTCCGTCTAGCAAACGAACAAGCCTATTACCAGCAAGCGTTGGCATTGGCCGTGAAACACGCCAAAGAAAAAGCGCTGGCCATCGCCCGCGCTCTCAGCTTGCCTCTTTATGACACGCCGATTGAACTGAAAGAACAGTCATCGCCTCGGCCGGCGCCATACAATCCGGCTGTTCTCAGCATTTCCTCATCAGCGCCGCCTGTACAGACGCAAGATGTTGTCATTACCGCCGTCGTGGAAGCGGTATTTGCTTATTCGTTCATTTCGTGA